In the genome of Candidatus Eisenbacteria bacterium, the window TTCTCGAGCGTGATGCCGAGCCCCGTGGCCAGCTCCTTGATCATCGGTCACTCCCCTCGGCCGCAGCGGACGGACGGAACGTGCGCGGCGAAAAGATACGGGGGGCCGCGGCGCGAAGCAACCGGAGGCGCCCGATCACAGCCTCGGCAGCGTGATGCCGACCTGCTTCTGGTACTTGCCGTTCTTGTCCTTGTACGAGACCTCGCACGGCGAGTCGCTCTCGAAGAACAACACCTGTGCGATGCCCTCGTTGGCGTAGATCTTCGCCGGCAGCGGCGTGGTGTTGCTGATCTCGAGCGTCACGAAGCCCTCCCACTCGGGCTCGAACGGTGTGACGTTCGTGATGATGCCGCACCGTGCGTACGTCGATTTGCCGACCGTGATCGTCATGACGTTGCGCGGGATACGGAAGTATTCGACCGAGCGCGCGAGCGCG includes:
- a CDS encoding dCTP deaminase, yielding MSIKPDHWIRRMCVEHQMIEPFEEKQVRAGVISYGVSSYGYDIRVADEFKIFTNVNSTVVDPKHVDPRSMVDVNGEVCIVPPNSFALARSVEYFRIPRNVMTITVGKSTYARCGIITNVTPFEPEWEGFVTLEISNTTPLPAKIYANEGIAQVLFFESDSPCEVSYKDKNGKYQKQVGITLPRL